In a single window of the Necator americanus strain Aroian chromosome X, whole genome shotgun sequence genome:
- a CDS encoding hypothetical protein (NECATOR_CHRX.G22691.T2), with protein sequence MMQPSFKKVQDGAREHPLYYLRPKSIHANHIALSTTKSRVFTASRFSSSFLQHLMAIVTTAIVALSSTDPISSSSDSLSEYHMIECRPKDVYINSLNAEAYEQPDDTKAFLEPDDTKKKKNYGQIKQPGGEVDEGSTWMVKRCKVNQMCRCTKEMNLRKAWSIKRCEQAQKETVVMKCIGRNLEIT encoded by the exons ATGATGCAACCCAGCTTCAAGAAGGTGCAAGACGGAGCTCGAGAACATCCACTTTACTATCTCCGTCCAAAGTCAATTCATGCCAACCACATTGCCCTTTCAACAACAAAGAGTCGAGTTTTCACAGCAAGCCGTTTTTCTTCAAGCTTCCTTCAACACTTAATGGCTATTGTCACAACAGCCATAGTAGCACTCTCATCAACTGATCCAATTTCATCGTCCAGCGACAGCTTGTCGGAATACCATATGATAGAGTGCAGACCAAAAGATGTCTACATTAACTCGCTCAACGCTGAAGCTTATGAAC AGCCTGATGATACCAAGGCGTTTCTAGAGCCTGATgatacgaagaagaagaaaaactacggTCAAATAAAACAGCCTGGAGGTGAAGTTGACGAAGGCTCGACCTGGATGGTGAAGAGGTGCAAAGTCAACCAGATGTGCCGATGCACCAAGGAGATGAACCTTCGGAAGGCTTGGAGCATAAAGAGATGTGAGCAAGCGCAGAAAGAAACGGTAGTGATGAAATGCATTGGCCGAAATCTCGAGATCACCTAA
- a CDS encoding hypothetical protein (NECATOR_CHRX.G22691.T1) codes for MQPSFKKVQDGAREHPLYYLRPKSIHANHIALSTTKSRVFTASRFSSSFLQHLMAIVTTAIVALSSTDPISSSSDSLSEYHMIECRPKDVYINSLNAEAYERERTNTTSPRIRHKYTRSCLFLLMIFCIIMKLDGKSKWQTSI; via the coding sequence ATGCAACCCAGCTTCAAGAAGGTGCAAGACGGAGCTCGAGAACATCCACTTTACTATCTCCGTCCAAAGTCAATTCATGCCAACCACATTGCCCTTTCAACAACAAAGAGTCGAGTTTTCACAGCAAGCCGTTTTTCTTCAAGCTTCCTTCAACACTTAATGGCTATTGTCACAACAGCCATAGTAGCACTCTCATCAACTGATCCAATTTCATCGTCCAGCGACAGCTTGTCGGAATACCATATGATAGAGTGCAGACCAAAAGATGTCTACATTAACTCGCTCAACGCTGAAGCTTATGAACGTGAGAGAACAAACACTACGTCACCGAGGATACGCCACAAATACACCAGGTCGTGCCTATTCTTACTAATGATCTTCTGTATAATTATGAAACTCGATGGAAAATCAAAATGGCAAACAAGCATATAG
- a CDS encoding hypothetical protein (NECATOR_CHRX.G22692.T1), with protein MPVISKYFVLDPQVTELLRHTRALTIRKRSADSSLFLNKERQMQYIFAETVVQLEIGHICTCTSIASIYGSVVNLANLICDIDYNVFYGLFFVGDDLDQNSFLDLFES; from the coding sequence ATGCCTGTGATCTCAAAGTATTTTGTGCTAGATCCGCAAGTAACGGAACTTTTAAGGCATACACGCGCATTGACCATAAGAAAACGGAGCGCTGATTCTTCCTTGTTCCTGAACAAGGAACGGCAAATGCAGTATATTTTCGCTGAGACGGTAGTGCAGCTTGAAATAGGTCACATTTGCACTTGCACTTCTATAGCATCCATATATGGAAGTGTTGTCAACCTCGCAAATCTCATCTGTGATATCGACTACAATGTCTTCTATGGTCTCTTTTTTGTTGGCGATGATCTCGACCAAAACTCCTTCCTTGATCTTTTTGAGTCATGA